One genomic segment of Epinephelus fuscoguttatus linkage group LG19, E.fuscoguttatus.final_Chr_v1 includes these proteins:
- the LOC125879841 gene encoding hemoglobin embryonic subunit alpha-like isoform X1, translating to MASLSAKDKDRVRAFWAKVAPKSEDIGAEALARMLTVYPQTKTYFAHWKDQSPTSASAKKHGITVMDAIGNAVSKIDDLKGGLLTLSELHAFTLRVDPANFKIISHCILVVMAIMFPNDFTPEVHVSLDKFLACLAQALAEKYR from the exons ATGGCCAGTCTCTCTGCAAAGGACAAGGACAGAGTCAGAGCTTTCTGGGCTAAGGTAGCTCCGAAGTCTGAGGACATCGGGGCCGAAGCTCTGGCCAG GATGCTGACGGTGTACCCGCAGACCAAGACTTACTTTGCTCACTGGAAGGACCAGAGCCCGACCTCTGCCTCTGCCAAGAAGCACGGAATTACTGTGATGGATGCGATTGGAAATGCTGTGAGCAAAATCGACGACCTGAAAGGAGGTCTTCTGACCCTCAGTGAGCTGCACGCCTTCACTCTGCGTGTGGACCCTGCCAACTTCAAG ATCATCTCCCACTGCATCCTTGTGGTCATGGCCATCATGTTTCCCAACGACTTCACCCCTGAGGTCCATGTGTCTCTGGACAAGTTCCTGGCTTGTCTGGCCCAGGCCCTGGCTGAGAAATACCGATAA